The following proteins are co-located in the Spinactinospora alkalitolerans genome:
- a CDS encoding DUF1295 domain-containing protein has product MAVTFAVALRLGRHSVVDVAWGAGFAVVALVTAVMSAGHGDPARTWLVCGLTAVWGVRLAVHIARRGRGRGEDPRYVRLLAGAPGSPTAYALRMVYGLQGVLLWLISMPVQVAAYTGGQLGPLAAAGAALWLVGLVFEALGDAQLARFRADPANRGRIMDRGLWAWTRHPNYFGDACVWWGIFLVAAQPWPGALTFPAPAAMTWLLVAGSGKRLLEEHMSGRPGWSDYVRRTSGFVPLPPRR; this is encoded by the coding sequence ATGGCGGTGACCTTCGCCGTCGCGCTGCGCCTGGGCCGCCACAGCGTGGTCGACGTGGCCTGGGGCGCGGGGTTCGCCGTCGTCGCCCTGGTCACGGCGGTCATGTCGGCCGGGCACGGCGACCCGGCGCGGACCTGGCTGGTCTGCGGCCTGACCGCGGTGTGGGGCGTGCGCCTGGCCGTCCACATCGCCCGGCGCGGCCGCGGCCGGGGGGAGGACCCCCGCTACGTGCGGCTGCTGGCCGGGGCCCCGGGCAGCCCGACCGCCTACGCCCTGCGCATGGTCTACGGGCTCCAGGGCGTGCTGCTGTGGCTGATCTCCATGCCGGTGCAGGTCGCGGCCTACACCGGCGGGCAGTTGGGGCCGCTCGCCGCGGCGGGCGCGGCCCTGTGGCTGGTGGGGCTGGTCTTCGAGGCGCTCGGCGACGCCCAGTTGGCCCGGTTCAGGGCCGATCCGGCCAACCGGGGCCGGATCATGGACCGGGGGCTGTGGGCCTGGACCCGGCACCCCAACTACTTCGGCGACGCCTGCGTGTGGTGGGGGATCTTCCTCGTCGCCGCCCAGCCCTGGCCCGGCGCGCTCACCTTCCCCGCGCCGGCGGCGATGACGTGGCTGCTGGTCGCGGGGTCGGGCAAGCGGTTGCTGGAGGAGCACATGTCCGGGCGCCCCGGCTGGTCCGACTACGTCCGGCGCACCAGCGGCTTCGTGCCGCTGCCCCCGCGCCGCTGA
- a CDS encoding tripartite tricarboxylate transporter permease: MGFAHALTPENLLWALLGVMLGTAVGVLPGLGSSMAVALLLPVTFQLDPTSAFIMFAAVYYGGLFGDSTAAILMNTPGQSSAIATAIEGHKMALRGRAPQALATSAIGAFIGAVLSTALVAFFSPAIIGLALRFGPAEYFALAVFAFVATSAVVSQSMVRGLVALGIGLSISMVGIDSLTGAERFTLGVPQLFEGFSIITVTVALLAVGEVLHVAATVHTGNGAKDTLRHSGTPWLKRADLRRTAPAWLRGTVFGVPFGVIPSGGSEIPTFLAYGTERRLARRRAARGGEPDAFGEGAIEGVAAPEAAASSTAGTAMGALLGLGLPTSATAAIMLAAFQQYGMQPGPLLFERNGDLVWALLASLFVGSAMLLLLNLPFAPLWAKLLLIPKPYLYAGITVFSALGVYAASSSMADLWLMLVLGLAGFMMRRYGIPLAPVLIAVILGPVAESELRRALAVGQGDVSVLVDSGITVTIYGLLLVIGGSVALGRLRARRAERAARPESLPR, translated from the coding sequence ATGGGGTTCGCCCACGCGCTGACCCCGGAGAACCTGCTGTGGGCGCTGCTCGGCGTCATGCTCGGCACGGCCGTGGGCGTGCTGCCGGGCCTGGGCTCCTCCATGGCCGTGGCGCTGCTGCTGCCGGTCACCTTCCAGCTCGACCCCACCAGCGCCTTCATCATGTTCGCCGCCGTCTACTACGGCGGACTGTTCGGCGACTCCACCGCCGCCATCCTGATGAACACGCCCGGGCAGAGCTCGGCGATCGCCACCGCGATCGAGGGCCACAAGATGGCGCTACGCGGACGCGCGCCCCAGGCGCTGGCCACATCGGCCATCGGCGCCTTCATCGGGGCCGTGCTCTCAACGGCCCTGGTCGCGTTCTTCTCCCCCGCCATCATCGGCCTGGCGCTGCGCTTCGGCCCGGCCGAGTACTTCGCCCTGGCGGTGTTCGCCTTCGTCGCCACCTCCGCCGTGGTGTCGCAGTCGATGGTGCGCGGCCTGGTCGCGCTCGGCATCGGCCTGAGCATCTCCATGGTCGGCATCGACAGCCTCACCGGGGCCGAGCGGTTCACGCTGGGCGTGCCGCAGCTGTTCGAGGGCTTCAGCATCATCACCGTGACGGTGGCGCTGCTGGCGGTCGGCGAGGTGCTGCACGTCGCCGCCACCGTGCACACCGGCAACGGGGCCAAGGACACGCTGCGCCACTCGGGCACCCCCTGGCTCAAGCGCGCCGACCTGCGGCGCACCGCCCCGGCGTGGCTGCGCGGCACCGTGTTCGGCGTGCCCTTCGGCGTGATCCCCTCGGGCGGGTCGGAGATCCCCACCTTCCTCGCCTACGGCACCGAGCGCAGGCTCGCCCGGCGGCGCGCGGCCCGCGGCGGCGAGCCCGACGCCTTCGGCGAGGGCGCGATCGAGGGCGTGGCCGCGCCCGAGGCCGCAGCCAGCTCCACCGCGGGCACCGCCATGGGCGCCCTGCTCGGCCTGGGCCTGCCCACGTCGGCGACCGCGGCGATCATGCTGGCCGCCTTCCAGCAGTACGGGATGCAGCCCGGCCCGCTGCTGTTCGAACGCAACGGCGACCTGGTGTGGGCGCTGCTGGCCAGCCTGTTCGTCGGCAGCGCCATGCTGCTGCTGCTGAACCTGCCCTTCGCCCCGCTGTGGGCGAAGCTGCTGCTGATCCCCAAGCCCTACCTCTATGCCGGGATCACCGTGTTCTCGGCGCTGGGCGTCTACGCGGCGAGCTCATCGATGGCCGACCTGTGGCTGATGCTCGTCCTGGGACTGGCCGGGTTCATGATGCGCCGCTACGGCATCCCGTTGGCGCCGGTGCTGATCGCCGTCATCCTCGGCCCCGTCGCCGAGTCCGAGCTGCGCCGCGCGCTGGCCGTGGGCCAGGGCGACGTCTCGGTCCTGGTCGACAGCGGCATCACGGTGACCATCTACGGCCTGCTGCTGGTGATCGGCGGCTCCGTCGCCCTCGGGCGGCTGCGCGCCCGGCGCGCCGAGCGGGCGGCGCGGCCGGAGTCGCTGCCGCGCTGA
- a CDS encoding tripartite tricarboxylate transporter TctB family protein, with amino-acid sequence MSTDTTAPGTQRPASPASRSGWWRGRSELLVAALVIAIAAFIGVQTATMAVPPGTESPGPRFFPTLVTILMAGVGVALAVQVVLHPARPREADGTRDGEAGEAGDGTASEQAPGAPRTDWKTVATVVASLVVFIVALQPVGWILSAALLFFGVSYAMGNRRILFDITVSLVFSSFIQLAFVAGLGLNLPAGILGGIF; translated from the coding sequence ATGAGCACCGACACCACCGCACCCGGCACGCAGCGGCCGGCATCCCCCGCATCTCGCTCAGGCTGGTGGCGAGGGCGCAGCGAACTGCTGGTCGCCGCCCTGGTGATCGCCATCGCGGCGTTCATCGGCGTCCAGACCGCCACGATGGCGGTCCCGCCCGGCACCGAATCCCCCGGACCGCGCTTCTTCCCCACCCTCGTCACCATCCTCATGGCCGGCGTGGGCGTGGCACTGGCCGTCCAGGTCGTCCTGCACCCGGCCCGGCCCCGGGAGGCCGACGGCACCCGGGACGGTGAGGCCGGCGAGGCCGGCGACGGCACGGCCTCCGAGCAGGCCCCCGGTGCGCCGCGCACCGACTGGAAGACGGTCGCGACCGTGGTCGCCTCCCTCGTGGTCTTCATCGTGGCGCTGCAGCCCGTCGGCTGGATCCTCTCCGCCGCGCTGCTGTTCTTCGGCGTCTCCTACGCGATGGGCAACCGCCGGATCCTGTTCGACATCACGGTCTCCCTCGTCTTCTCCTCCTTCATCCAGCTCGCTTTCGTCGCCGGCCTCGGCCTGAACCTGCCGGCCGGAATCCTCGGAGGCATCTTCTAG
- a CDS encoding SAM-dependent methyltransferase, with amino-acid sequence MTPTPTTPARPRGAAHFIAPLAERFFNGVLPVRLRAWDGSQVGPEDAPVVVLRDRDALRRILARPGELGPARAYVSGDLDVEGDLADGFRRVWASVREHGTSLPGPADWARAARLALSLGLPGVPPPPPQAEARLRGGVNTPGRDAEAVAHHYDLSNDLYGLFLDPLMAYSCGYWTSDDPDYGLADAQVDKLDLVCRKLGLAEGDRLLDVGCGWGALTLHAARSHGARVTAVTLSSRQREYVRARVAEQGLADRVQVRLSDYRDIDEEPFDAIAAVEMGEHVGRRNYPAFAARLHALLRPRGRLLVQQMSRRGAHPGGGPFIETYIAPDMHMRPLGETVALLEDAGLEVRDVHAMREHYVRTVEAWYAEFERRFDEVVALVGEETARVWRLYLVGGALAFEERRMGVDQVLAVRPTPDGRSGMPATRADLDTAR; translated from the coding sequence ATGACCCCGACCCCGACGACCCCGGCGCGCCCGCGCGGCGCCGCCCACTTCATCGCCCCCCTGGCCGAGCGGTTCTTCAACGGCGTCCTGCCGGTGCGGCTGCGGGCCTGGGACGGCAGCCAGGTCGGCCCCGAGGACGCGCCCGTGGTGGTGCTGCGCGACCGCGACGCGCTGCGCCGGATCCTGGCGCGGCCCGGTGAACTGGGGCCGGCCCGCGCCTATGTGAGCGGGGACCTCGACGTCGAGGGCGACCTCGCCGACGGGTTCCGCAGGGTGTGGGCGAGCGTCCGGGAGCACGGCACCTCGCTGCCGGGCCCGGCCGACTGGGCGCGCGCGGCCCGCCTGGCGCTGAGCCTGGGCCTGCCCGGCGTGCCGCCGCCCCCGCCGCAGGCCGAGGCGCGGCTGCGCGGCGGGGTCAACACCCCCGGCCGCGACGCCGAGGCCGTCGCCCACCACTACGACCTGTCCAACGACCTCTACGGGCTCTTCCTCGACCCGCTGATGGCCTACTCCTGCGGGTACTGGACCAGCGACGATCCCGACTACGGCCTGGCCGACGCCCAGGTCGACAAGCTCGACCTCGTCTGCCGCAAGCTGGGCCTGGCCGAGGGCGACCGCCTCCTCGACGTCGGCTGCGGGTGGGGGGCGCTCACCCTGCACGCCGCCCGCAGCCACGGCGCCCGGGTCACCGCGGTCACGCTGTCGAGCCGGCAGCGGGAGTACGTGCGCGCCCGGGTCGCCGAGCAGGGGTTGGCGGACCGCGTCCAGGTCCGGCTCAGCGACTACCGCGACATCGACGAGGAGCCCTTCGACGCGATCGCGGCGGTGGAGATGGGCGAGCACGTCGGCCGGCGCAACTATCCGGCCTTCGCCGCCCGGCTGCACGCGCTGCTGCGCCCTCGGGGCCGGCTGCTGGTGCAGCAGATGTCGCGGCGCGGCGCCCATCCCGGGGGCGGGCCGTTCATCGAGACCTACATCGCCCCCGACATGCACATGCGCCCCCTCGGCGAAACCGTCGCCCTGCTGGAGGACGCCGGCCTGGAGGTGCGCGACGTGCACGCGATGCGCGAGCACTACGTGCGCACGGTCGAGGCCTGGTACGCCGAGTTCGAGCGCCGCTTCGACGAGGTGGTGGCGCTGGTGGGCGAGGAGACGGCGCGGGTGTGGCGGCTCTACCTGGTCGGCGGCGCGCTGGCCTTCGAGGAGCGGCGCATGGGCGTGGACCAGGTTCTGGCCGTGCGGCCCACCCCTGACGGGCGCAGCGGCATGCCCGCCACCCGAGCCGACCTCGACACCGCGCGGTGA
- a CDS encoding DUF1365 domain-containing protein — protein MRPRRTSWPSAALYEARIRHVRSTPIRNAFDYGGYYWLIDVDDPPRLPRPLRWLAGFDAADHRGDPARGLRGQVEDHLRAHGVDPVGGRVLMLAHARVLGHVFNPLTVYWCHAADGSLACVIAEVHNTYGERHRYLLRTDARGRADTAKEFYVSPFHPVDGHYRLSLPEPGADLALTITLHRPGAAPFVASVRGRRRPARLGPLLRLALRYPMTPLVGAARIRIQGIRLFLRGLPVVPRPPSADGRQGKDTPSVQQARNPA, from the coding sequence GTGAGACCGCGGCGCACCTCCTGGCCCTCGGCCGCGTTGTACGAGGCGCGAATCCGGCACGTGCGCTCCACGCCGATCCGCAACGCCTTCGACTACGGCGGCTACTACTGGCTGATCGACGTCGACGACCCGCCCCGCCTGCCGCGGCCGCTGCGCTGGCTGGCCGGGTTCGACGCCGCCGACCACCGCGGCGATCCTGCGCGCGGCCTGCGCGGCCAGGTCGAGGACCATCTGCGCGCCCACGGCGTCGATCCGGTCGGCGGGCGGGTGCTGATGCTGGCGCACGCCCGCGTGCTCGGCCACGTCTTCAACCCGCTGACCGTCTACTGGTGCCACGCCGCCGACGGCTCACTGGCCTGCGTGATCGCCGAGGTCCACAACACCTACGGCGAGCGCCACCGCTACCTGCTGCGCACCGACGCGCGCGGCCGGGCCGATACGGCCAAGGAGTTCTACGTCTCGCCGTTCCACCCGGTCGACGGCCACTACCGGCTCAGCCTGCCCGAGCCCGGCGCCGACCTCGCGCTGACCATCACGCTGCACCGCCCCGGCGCGGCCCCCTTCGTGGCCTCGGTGCGGGGCCGGCGGCGCCCCGCCCGGCTGGGCCCCCTGCTGCGGCTGGCGCTGCGCTACCCGATGACGCCCCTGGTGGGCGCCGCGCGCATCCGGATCCAGGGCATCAGGCTCTTCCTGCGCGGCCTGCCCGTCGTGCCCAGGCCCCCCTCGGCCGACGGCCGGCAGGGCAAGGACACACCATCAGTTCAGCAAGCGAGGAACCCGGCATGA
- a CDS encoding Bug family tripartite tricarboxylate transporter substrate binding protein has translation MSKQRILRAVGAAAAAVVIGAAVVNAATTGENTSAARSKLTMIVPAAPGGGWDLVARESQNAYREGGIVGNTQVVNVPGAGGTIGLAQAVRQEGRPNTMMVTGTVMIGGIVVNNSSNTLDDVTPVARLADDYEVVVVPADSPYETMDDLAAAWREDPGAVAIGGGSLGGTDHLLAAMVARDIGVDPQEVNYIPFAGGGEALTSLLSGSVDVGISGYNEFSDQIEAGNVRALGVSSHERVSGIDVPTLAEQDIDAVLPNWRGVMAPPGITEEERAELTEIVTEMHATPEWQDTLERNRWDDTFQTGAEFEEFMTAEIDRITTVTEELGLA, from the coding sequence ATGAGTAAACAGCGGATCCTGCGCGCCGTCGGCGCGGCCGCGGCGGCCGTCGTCATCGGCGCCGCCGTGGTCAACGCCGCGACGACCGGCGAGAACACCTCCGCGGCCCGCTCCAAGCTCACCATGATCGTCCCCGCCGCTCCCGGCGGCGGCTGGGACCTGGTGGCCCGCGAGTCCCAGAACGCCTACCGCGAGGGCGGGATCGTCGGCAACACCCAGGTCGTCAACGTCCCCGGCGCCGGCGGCACGATCGGGCTGGCCCAGGCGGTGCGCCAGGAGGGCAGGCCCAACACGATGATGGTGACCGGCACCGTCATGATCGGCGGCATCGTGGTCAACAACTCCTCCAACACCCTCGACGACGTCACCCCCGTCGCCCGGCTCGCCGACGACTACGAGGTCGTCGTGGTGCCCGCCGACTCCCCCTACGAGACCATGGACGACCTCGCGGCGGCCTGGCGCGAGGACCCCGGCGCCGTGGCCATCGGCGGCGGCTCGCTCGGCGGCACCGACCACCTGCTCGCCGCCATGGTGGCCCGCGACATCGGGGTGGACCCCCAGGAGGTCAACTACATCCCCTTCGCGGGCGGCGGCGAGGCGCTGACCTCCCTGCTCTCCGGCAGCGTCGACGTCGGCATCAGCGGCTACAACGAGTTCAGCGACCAGATCGAGGCCGGCAATGTGCGCGCCCTGGGCGTCTCCTCGCACGAGCGCGTCTCCGGCATCGACGTCCCCACGCTGGCCGAGCAGGACATCGACGCGGTGCTGCCGAACTGGCGCGGCGTCATGGCCCCGCCCGGCATCACCGAGGAGGAGCGGGCCGAGCTCACCGAGATCGTCACCGAGATGCACGCGACCCCCGAGTGGCAGGACACCCTCGAACGCAACCGCTGGGACGACACCTTCCAGACCGGCGCGGAGTTCGAGGAGTTCATGACCGCCGAGATCGACCGCATCACCACCGTCACCGAAGAACTGGGACTGGCATGA
- a CDS encoding class I SAM-dependent methyltransferase, giving the protein MTTSTPLPPCADGVDARRWPDVARVPRSTLRAPIARALALQAFARLPIRVGTPDGGLPTAGGPDAPLMELHRPDHFFRRLGRDGLIGFGESHMAGDWSAPDLPALLTAFADGYGALVPRPLQSLRAVALPTQPRADRGTRAGARRNIHRHYDLSNELFALFLDETMTYSCALFDAADPAGADGLAAAQRRKIDRLLDLTGVGEGTELLEIGTGWGELAVRAARRGARVVSVTLSAQQRDLAAARVAEAGVADRVQVRLSDYREVRGRFDAVVSVEMIEAVGERYWPVYFTALDRLVRPGGRVGLQAITMEHELMRASRSGYTWIHKYVFPGGLIPSVRAIEEQVDMRTAMRLVDRYAFGPDYAETLRLWREAFAAAEAEVAALGFDSVFRRMWNFYLAYSEAGFRSGMLDVEQLILERA; this is encoded by the coding sequence ATGACGACATCGACCCCCCTCCCGCCGTGCGCCGACGGAGTCGACGCCCGGCGCTGGCCCGACGTGGCCCGCGTGCCACGCAGCACGCTGCGCGCCCCCATCGCCCGGGCCCTGGCCCTGCAGGCCTTCGCGCGGCTGCCGATCAGGGTCGGCACGCCTGACGGCGGACTCCCGACCGCGGGCGGCCCCGATGCGCCGCTGATGGAGCTGCACCGCCCCGACCACTTCTTCCGCAGGCTGGGCCGCGACGGCCTGATCGGCTTCGGCGAGTCGCACATGGCCGGCGACTGGTCGGCGCCCGACCTGCCCGCGCTGCTCACCGCGTTCGCCGACGGCTACGGCGCACTCGTCCCGCGCCCGCTGCAGTCGCTGCGCGCGGTCGCGCTGCCCACCCAGCCCCGCGCCGACCGCGGCACCCGCGCCGGGGCGCGCCGCAACATCCACCGCCACTACGACCTGTCCAACGAGCTGTTCGCGCTCTTCCTGGACGAGACGATGACCTACTCCTGCGCGCTCTTCGACGCCGCGGACCCGGCCGGCGCGGACGGGCTGGCGGCGGCCCAGCGCCGCAAGATCGACCGGCTGCTCGACCTGACCGGGGTCGGCGAGGGCACCGAACTGCTGGAGATCGGCACCGGCTGGGGCGAGCTGGCCGTGCGCGCGGCGCGCCGCGGCGCCAGGGTGGTGTCGGTGACGCTCTCGGCGCAGCAGCGCGACCTGGCCGCCGCCCGCGTCGCCGAGGCCGGGGTCGCCGACCGCGTTCAGGTCCGGCTCAGCGACTACCGCGAGGTGCGCGGCCGCTTCGACGCGGTGGTCAGCGTGGAGATGATCGAGGCGGTGGGGGAGCGGTACTGGCCGGTCTACTTCACCGCGCTGGACCGCCTGGTCCGGCCGGGCGGACGCGTGGGGCTGCAGGCCATCACGATGGAGCACGAGCTGATGCGCGCCTCCCGCTCCGGCTACACCTGGATCCACAAGTACGTCTTCCCCGGCGGGCTGATCCCCTCGGTGCGGGCGATCGAGGAGCAGGTGGACATGCGCACCGCGATGCGCCTGGTCGACCGGTACGCCTTCGGCCCCGACTACGCCGAGACCCTGCGGCTGTGGCGGGAGGCCTTCGCCGCCGCCGAGGCCGAGGTCGCGGCCCTGGGCTTCGACTCCGTCTTCCGGCGGATGTGGAACTTCTACCTCGCCTACTCCGAAGCCGGATTCCGCTCCGGCATGCTCGACGTCGAACAACTGATCCTGGAGCGTGCGTAG